The Prionailurus viverrinus isolate Anna chromosome B2, UM_Priviv_1.0, whole genome shotgun sequence genome contains the following window.
caggtgcccctaaataaccttttttgtttttaatttttttaatgtttatttatttttgagacagagggggacagagagtgagtggggggggggcagagggtgagggagacatagaatctgaagcaggcttcaggctctgagctgtcagcacagagcccgacatggggctcgaacccacgaaccgtgagatcatgacctgagccgaagtcggacacttaaccgactgagccacccaggcatccccccccccccaaataacctTTAATAAAAGTTAATCCTCTGAGTCTGTTAATAAAAACCATTACTGACAATCAagttgatggtggtgatggcttcTGGTGTCATTGAGGCTGTTATTAAATGTCCCaaaggtgcctaggtggctcagtgggttaagcatcttgatttgggctcaggtcatgatcttatagctcatgagttcgagccccgcatcgggctctgtgcccacagtacagaccctgcttgggattctctctctccctctctttttctgcccctcccctgctctctcttatgctgtctctctctctccctcaaaagtaaataaatatttcttaacaaGGTCCCCAAAGTTTCACTGGGTGCATGTACGGGTGAGTGAACTTCACACATACGTGAACTGTTAACAAAGAACAGGTGTGGGGACTAGAAACCGTGCCTGGTGGGCCTGGGCAATCTAGGCTCTGGTTCTGGTTCTCAGGATGCTTGCGAGGGAGGTTGGTCACCTGTAAAATAAAGGGCGGTGGGCAGGATCTCCCCGGTGCCTTCAAGCTCCAACCCCCCGCCGCCAACAGAGTATGAGCAGACTTGTAATGGCAAGGAAGTGGTGTTATAAGGCTCCAAGCTGCGTCCCTTCCATCTTTCATAAAATACCCCAGTTTCTGGGGGAAAAGAACCTGTCACAACAAATATGATGAAGTGTTATCTTTATGAAGAATTCTCACAACTCAATAAGAGACGTGTAACCACGAAAAAATACTGCGCCAAAGAAGACATAGGGAATGTTAACCATGAGAGAATATCCAAACTCATTAGcaatcaaataaatgcaaatgaaaacgaGCTACTTTTTTATCACCTaccaaatttacaaataaaaaaaaaaaatggagatgttGTTGGATGGGGGGGAGCAAGTTTGTGTATATAGATAcgcagtgaaaaaaagaaagcgtTTTATACTTTTCACGTCTGCGTAATTGGTTCAGGTGTTTTTGGAAAGACAGTTTGTTAATACGCTTTTAAAGTCTTCGGAAATATTTATACCCTTTCATCCAGCAATTCCGCTTTTAGAAATATGTCCTAGGGAAATAATTAAAGATGTGTGCAAAATTTGCATCTGAGGGAGTTCATTAGAGagctttgtttttagaaataatgatGAAAAGTAAGAAGCAACTGGTATATCCAGGATTAGAGGATTCTTACAAATAAATGATGGTTCATCCGAATAGTGACTAGTCAGGTCATTTTTTTAGGGTTCATGGTGACAATATGgtattgagtgaaaaaaaaaaaggcaggataccaaaacagataaaaaatgccatttcatttttatttttatgttttaaagtttcttcatttttgagagagagagaaagagcacaagcaggggacggaccgagagagaggagacagtgaatccaaagcaggctccgggctctgagctgtcagcacaaagccccacgcagggctcgaacccacaaaccgtgagatcatgcactgagctgaagtcagacacctcatcatttcaattttaaaaaggaccGTGTGTGAGGCACAGAAGcaagactaaaagaaaatatcCCAACATGTTAAATCAGATTAATTTTGATGAGTAGTTTTATATGTGGTTTTTCCCCCCACTGAATTTTCCAAATGTTCTTCAATGAGCACATACATTTAATGaacaaattgttttataattagagaaaaaggcaatcacatttttaaaaatacccccATTTTGcggggaggggtgtctgggtggctcaatcagttaagtgtctgacttgggctcaggtcatgagctcagggcttatgggttcaagccctgaattgggccctctgctctcagcgcagaacccgcttcagatcctctgtccctctttctctgcccctgccccctggttctctctctctctctctttctgtctcaaataagtaaacttaaaaaagaatacccCCATTTTGTGTTGAGATGAAACCGAATGTACCATGAATTAGCGGCCAAGCCCTTGTGTACAGCAGGGCAGTTCAACCAGAGTGTGGGGCTACTTTGCTCCCAGGTGAATTTGAACTCGGAGAGCACACAGCCACCAGGTCTTACCCTGGCCGAGTCACAATCGGAAAGTAATCAAGTCATGGGGAAAAACAATCCCCTATCACATTGGAGAATCTGATGCTTTCAATTCCTTGAGTAGGAAGAGTGGAGGCAGACAAGATCGGGCTATAAAAGGTAAAGTCTTAAAAATAGGGTCCAGCcccagggcagagggggaggtggTAGGGAGTCAGAATCAGGAGCTCCCAGCTACAGGCTTCCCTCCAACTGGGTGTTAGATGGCCTCTCACAGTCTCCATGGTGGGCTTCCATTTCCGGGTCTGTAAAACAAGGGGTTTTGGTCAGACCAGGGGTTTCGTAGGACCTtgtcccccactctccctcaGCCGTTCCTTCTCACCGTCATGCTCTACACTTGTCAATAGCGAAAGCCCCCACACTGCACTGCCTTGGTCTCAAgcctccctttctcccacccccataGGCTATTTTCCAGTTGCCTACCTTTAGTACTTGGGCTTCAAAATCCTCTGATAGCACTGGGATCTATCAGATGGCTCCTATGTCCTGGTCACTGTCCTCTCTCTCATGGCATCACCTTTCTCCCAACCCCGTTAAGGTTCCATAGTCCGTCATTGTAGCCATTCCCTTCCATGTGGTGTAATCCCATTGATGCCTCTCCTTCCCACACTGCACCAGCCTAGTAAAACCCTAGCCCTGGCTAAATCCGACTTCCGTCCTTCACCCCGCGCCCACTTGGACAGCTGAACTGTAGCTGGAGAAAGGCACACGTCAtgctgaagttttttttttttttttcaacgtttatttatttttgggacagagagagacagagcatgaacgggggaggggcagagagagagggagacacagaatcggaaacaggctccaggctctgagccatcagcccagagcccgacgcggggctcgaactcacggaccgcgagatcgtgacctggctgaagtcggacgcttaaccgactgcgccacccaggcgcccctgaagttttaAACTCATGAGCACCAGCCTAGGTGGGCTCTAAGTTTTACCTGAAATCTCACTCTTTGTGCATTTCCTtattcctttccccttttccctgaATTATTTTGTGTGCTGCCCTCTCTCCTTAAACTGTCCGCCTCTCCTCACTCTTAGCTGATGATCCGGCTTCTATCTTTGCTGAAAAAAAGAGACACTGTACATTCAGTAGAGAACTTCTTCCACTTCTAACACTCCCGCCGTCAGCCTGCCCGCCTAGCTGCAAACCCTGCCTTTTCTTCTGTTCTGATGAATCAATCATGCTACCAGTGAAAGCCCGCAGCTCCACCAAGCTCTAGACCCCAAAGCCATGAATCATCAATGGTTTCTTTCCTCCTGGAAAATTCTTATTAGCTTATCAACTCTCCCAGAACTCCCGCAGCCCTCTCCAGTTACCGCTCCATTTCTGCTTGAATTTACATTCAGGTTCCTCAAGAGGGTTGTCTATACTCACCGTCTgcactctctcccctcccatcctCTCTGGAAGCCATGTTGGTTAACCAGGCTTTCGTTTTCTCTACTCTGCTGAAACTGCTCTCCTCAAGGTCAACAATGACTCTGCTCTAGCGGTCCATTCCCAATTCTCATGTAATCTGAACTTGGACCAGAAGTTAGCACAGTTGAAACACCTTGAGCCACCTTTGCTCCCTGGACACCACTCTCCCTCGGctgtcccttccctctctgccagatccttcttatttcttttgcttcGTTCTCGTCTCCCCAGCCTGTAAACTTTGAAATGCTCCAAGGACTGGTCTTTGGACCTATTCTCCCTTTTAATTACCTATATTTCCTAGATAATCTCGCTTAGCCTCATGATTTTAAATCTCACCTGGTTGCATACAATACCCGCATTTTTATCCCCagcctctgcctgtctccccaacTCCTGATGCTACTAGACATCCTATTTGGCTATTCCATAGGCATTTCACACTTAATATGCCTTTCCTAACCTATTCCACCTGCACCCTGTCCATTCATCAAATGGCTTAaaactccttctctctctactaaCACATCTCAGTCATCAACAAACTAAATTGCATCCAGAATCCAACCATGTCATGCTGCCTCACAACCACATTCCGGTTCGTGCGTGGTCCATGCTTTACTTTTCTGTGTGGCACTTATTAGGACCTGGCATCTTCatatttgttgttgctgtttggcTATTGACCACCTTCCTCGTGGAAAATAAACTCCAAGAGGGTAGTGCTTCGTTtcattcactgctgtgtcccagcgtgtagaacagtgcccagcaggAAGCTGGCACTgagtaaatatttggtgaatgaatttGGGGAACGCGACTGTCTTATTTACAAACTCCTAGCAAAGGCTGGTCTCTACAGCAGATCTCCGGCCAACCATGCCATGGTATTCTGAATTCTGGTCCTTGTGTTGGGCTCCTGGGGGTATTGGGTCTATATCTTCTGTTTAATTAGGCAATGAAAGGAGAGCTTGCCCtagtaaaaataatttcccaTCCCTTATCAGAGCAGCTAAGGGCAGTGTTaggagatgggggatggggacaGTGGAGGCAGAGGGCCCCTGGGTTCCTGGATCACAGCTCTGGGGAGGTAACTGTCCTTCTCAGCAGGCTGCCTGCTCATCTGGGTTTCAGGCACAGCTGCACTGAGCTCAAAACACGAGGCCGTGCTGATGCTAGACTTGTGCTGACTCAGTCCCAAAATATCATGTCATTGAGATGTGCAAACTTCATAAAATATCGCATCCTGTACTGTTCTGCCTCAGGGAAGCTAGTGAGAAAAGGGCAGAtgtctattaatttaaaatattggtttGATCAACTTCCTTAAGGTTAATTATTTTGCACTTGTAGGGACCCTGGCCTACAAGGTCAAAGTtcaaaaagcaaagaaggaaCAGTGTTTCACGACTACCGTCAAAATGACAACGATTTGATGACCACAACAGAAGGTCAAGGACAAGTTAAAGTTGGCACCAGGGCGAGGGTATCTGTGGCTGCCTACCTTGTCCTTTGTCGAGGGGGAGGATGTGGCATCTGTGTGTTTGTTACGTAACAGGATGAGGGCGGGGCCTGTGCATACATTTAGTTCATAATTCATAAAAGTGTGATAGAAAGTTTCTGAGAATCTTTGCTTTGCAGTCtcaaatatttagcatttttattgGTTTCAAGTGAGTGCTTTGTTGAACATCAGTAGTGTTTTCCTGCATGGTCTGGCCTGTGCCTTGTGGGGAGACGACCACACCTCGCAAGGGCTCACCATCTGTCCCTCAGGGCACGTTGGCTTGCACCACACACCTAGGCTGGATAGGTGTCTGGTTTTGCCACAGGTATTGAAACCACATAAGACAAAAATGCCTTCTAATTGTTCACACTTTCAAAAATATTGGAACACTGTTGAACATAATTTGGGTACCTCTTCTTGATCATTTACGCATTGCTTGTGGCACTTTttgcatcaaaaaaataataacaatgacaacaTGGACCACACATATATTTTGTCTTTGCATGTGAATGCGATTAATCTGGTTCCTCAGGATGGGAGACAGAGTGATGGGAGatgattgattttcaaaatgcCATTCAGAAAGTTGGGCCAGACAGGAAATGGACCCCAAGagttctgcccctctctgctttgCTGGATCCCTGTTGGCCCTGAGCCACAAGCAAACAATAATACAGGATTAAGGGCTATTGGAGGATCAACAAGTCATTAAGTCAGTTCTCTTTTCTGCAGAAATGTCTAGTTTTATCATTGTCAGAGAGACAGTTGTACAGTCTAAACATATTTGTTAGCAACATGAAGTTTATGACCCATAGCTGAGATTCTCCCTGCTACCCCAATGCATCACTTTTcatggtgtgtttttgttttccttgtttacAGAAAATTATCTGAAGAGCCCCTGCCCCCCGGCCTCCTCATGGAGGTGTCGAACATGACATCGTCCGTCGATGAGAAGTCCACGAACACCTCGACTGCCAGGAACACCTCGGTCGGGGACCTGCATCGGGAAATCCCGGTCGTGCACTGGGTGATTATGAGCATTTCCCCTCTGGGCTTTGTTGAAAATGGGCTCCTCCTCTGGTTCCTCTGCTTCCGGATGAAAAGAAACCCCTTCACCGTTTACATCACCCACTTGTCTATAGCAGACATCTCACtgctcttttgtatttttattctgtcGGTCGACTATGCTTTAGATTATGAGCTCTCTTCTGGCTATTACTACACGATTGTCACATTATCGGTGACGTTTCTGTTTGGCTACAACACGGGCCTCTATCTGTTGACGGCCATTAGCGTGGAGAGGTGCCTGTCTGTCCTGTACCCCATCTGGTACCGATGCCATCGCCCCAAGCACCAGTCGGCGTTTGTCTGTGCCCTCCTGTGGGCACTGTCATGCTTAGTGACCACCATGGAATATGTCATGTGCATTGACAGTGAAAGACAGGGTCACTCTCGAAGTGACTGCAGGGCAGTGATCATCTTTATAGCCACCTTGAGCTTCCTGGTCTTTACTCCTCTCATGGTGGTGTCCAGCACCATCCTGGTGATTAAGATCCGCAAGAACACGTGGACGGCCCATTCCTCAAAGCTGTACATAGTCATCATGGTCACCATCATCATATTCCTCATTTTCGCCATGCCCATGAGGCTCCTCTACCTGCTGTATTATGAGTATTGGTCAGCCTTCGGGAACTTGCACgacatttctcttctcttctccaccaTCAACAGCAGCGCCAAcccttttatttacttctttgtgGGCAGTAGTAGGAAGAAGCGGTTCAAGGAGTCCTTAAAAGTGGTTCTGACCAGGGCTTTCAAAGATGAAATGCAACCCAGGCGCCAGGAAGACAATGGCAACACCACCACGATTGAGACTGTGGTCTGAGCACCGTGGCAGGGAACAGTGGACAAAATGGTGGGACACAGATCATTTGTACTTTGTGCTTGGAATACCACTTCCATATGTCCTAAATAAGACACAGAAGGACACCCCATCCCATATGCATGAGAGACTAATGAGGAGGCTAGACTGTATTCTTGCACTGTATCTTCTGAAAAAGCCTAAAAATGTGTCGGACCTCTATCATTTCTGTAcctataaaaaaaacattttgttcctCCTCAGCTCTTCCAGCAACATTTCCCCATGAACTGTAGAAACTACTCTAGCAGGAAGGTTTATAGATGAGTACAGGAAAAGTTAATGAAAGCACTTGCTGGAACTTGAGAAGGTGGAGCGATATGGCAggaagaacatgggctttggagtcagatcgaCTCTGTCATTTGCtgcctgtgtgacctcaggcaagtggTTTGACCTCTCAGAACCCCATTTCCTctcttataaaatgtt
Protein-coding sequences here:
- the MAS1 gene encoding proto-oncogene Mas, translated to MEVSNMTSSVDEKSTNTSTARNTSVGDLHREIPVVHWVIMSISPLGFVENGLLLWFLCFRMKRNPFTVYITHLSIADISLLFCIFILSVDYALDYELSSGYYYTIVTLSVTFLFGYNTGLYLLTAISVERCLSVLYPIWYRCHRPKHQSAFVCALLWALSCLVTTMEYVMCIDSERQGHSRSDCRAVIIFIATLSFLVFTPLMVVSSTILVIKIRKNTWTAHSSKLYIVIMVTIIIFLIFAMPMRLLYLLYYEYWSAFGNLHDISLLFSTINSSANPFIYFFVGSSRKKRFKESLKVVLTRAFKDEMQPRRQEDNGNTTTIETVV